ATTTATCTACTATTAAAAGTACTTAATAATTTATTAGTATTTAAATCGAATTAAATATGGCAATATTTTTATCAAGATACTAAGATCGCAGGTATTATTGCATAAAAAAATCCTCAATTTCTTGAGGATTCTTTATGTAAGTATGGTATTAAGTTTAGTTCAATTCTATTTCGTAAGGTATACGAGCCTGAATTCCACCCAGATTAATTAGGTTTTGAGCTTGATCGTAGAATCTGTAAGTGTCTCCAAGTTCACCTTTAAGAATTCTAATTTTAGCCTCACCTGTTAATCCTTTAACTAATTCTTCAATTGGATCTTTTTGTTTTGGTAAAGAAACAAGTCTGTATTCTTCCAAACCAGCTTTTGCTTTAGCAATTTCGATAGCAGTTTCTAAGCCACCTAGTACATCAACTAGTCCGTTTTCCTTTGCATCCATTGCATTCCAAACTCTACCTTGTGCAACTTCGTGTACTTCATCCATAGTCATATTACGACCTTTAGAAACACGACTTCGGAAGGTATCATATCCATTATTAATAATTCCCTGAATAATTTCTTTTTCAGTTGGAGTAAATTTTCTAGATGATATTGGTAGAACCATTAAAGGATAAGCACCACCAAAAGCGGAATGTTTGTTTGTGCCGTAAGAATCGGTAGTAAAACCTATTTTTTCCTTTATTAACTCTTCTCCCGAGAAAAATAATCCATAAATTCCTATAGAACCTGTAATTGTATTTTTATCGGCAACAATTGTATCTGCTGGGCAGGCAATATAATAACCACCCGAAGCAGCTACATTACCCATTGATGCAATTACTGGTTTCTCTTGTGATGCCAAGTCAACTTCTCTCCATATAATATCAGAAACCAATGCACTTCCTCCTGGAGAGTTTACACGCAAAACAATTGCTTTAATTGTTGAATCGCGACGAGCTTTACGAATTGTGTTGGCAAGTTCGGGACCAATTTCTGATTCACTCTGTTTCATTCCAATTGCGCCGCTGGCATAAATAACTGCAATCTTATTTTTTGAATATTTTTTATCCGAATCGGGAGATTTAGCATAGTCAGAAATACTAACTAATCTTAGTTTCTTGTCTTTTTTAATGTTTGAAAGCTGGCGTAATTTAGCATTCATTTCATCCTGATAAATTACATCATCAATTAAATTGTTGTCTTTTGCATCGCTAGCTTTTTTGATTGCGAAATTATCAATCAACTCATTTAATTTTTCAACAGAAATACCTCTCTCTTCAGAAATACCAGTAAGTATCTGATTCCAGATGGCTCCAACATACGCCATTGTTTGTTTACGGCTCTCAGCACTCATATCATCTCTAAAAAATTGCTCGGTAGCCGACTTGTATTTTCCTACTCTAATTACTTGTGCTTCTACACCAATTTTTTGTAAAAATTTACGATAGAATGTCATTTCTCCACCCATACCAACAATAAAAAGGCTTGCTTCAGGATTTAAGAAAATACTATCGGCAACAGTGTTTAAGTAGTAGGTTTTTTGAGAATATCCAAAATTGTTATAACTAACAATGAATTTTCCACTTTCCTTAAATTCTTTTAGTTTATTTCTAATTTCTTCAATTGAGGCTACGCCACCAAAATTAGCTGATACTTCTCCAATATTTAAATAAATACCTTCGATTTTATCATCGGTTTTTGCTTTTTCAATACTTTTAAGAATTGTAGTAAGACCAATAGTCGATTTATTACTCATTCCCGGTAAATCTATTTCATCTAGAGGATTATCAGTAGATCTATCGGCTAATTGTTTGTCTAATTTAATTTCAAGAATACTTTTATCTTTAATTGTAACAGTCTTATCTGCACTTGATGCAATACCAGCAATAATCATTATTCCTAAAAAAAGTAGAAGAAATCCACCTATAATAACTCCTACAATAGAAGCAAATGTAAATTTGAAGAAACTTTTCATGACTTTATATAATTTGAGGTTTATATTCTATAGTTACTATCCATTTTTATGAATGGCATAATATTTATGTAAATTTATCTTAAAACAAATATATCTAAATAAGATGATATTGTTTTTATTAAATTATCAATTTTCGATATACATTTTGTTTAAACCGATTTCTTTGTTTCTTTTACCGATCAAATGAGACAAATGGCTAAAGTATATTTTTTAATTGGTGGGAATTTGGGCGATAGAGAACAAATACTCAGTAAAACAGTAAGTTTGTTAAACGAGAGGGTAGGGCGAATTGTGAAACTTTCCTCTATTTTCGAAACGGAACCGTGGGGATTCCAACACGAATTAAGTTTCCTGAATCAGGTGGTATTTTGTGAAACAGATTTATTGCCGCTTGAAGTCCTAAACATAACTCAATCTATTGAGCAGGATTTAGGAAGAGTACGTAAGAAGAATCGCTATAGCGAGCGCACTATCGATGTAGATTTATTATTTTACGACGATTTAATTATGGATACAGAAAGATTGGAGCTTCCACATCCAAGAATGGGAGAGCGAATGTTTGCATTAGCTCCTTTGGCCGAAATTGCACCAAATTTTATTCATCCGGTAATAAAGAAGACTATTCTGGAAATAAAAAAACATTGTTCCGATTCATCAATAGTTAAAAAATTTAAAGCATAAATAAAGGACTACCTAAAAAAGTAGTCCTTTGTTATATGTCAGGGTATTCTTATTATCCTAATTTTGCTCCAAAAGCTAAATCGCCTGCATCGCCACAACCTGGAACGATATATGATTTAGAATTTAAATCCTTATCAACAGCTCCCATCCAAAGAGTTGTATTCTCTTCAGGTAAACAATTTTTAATAAAATCAACGCCTTCCTGACTTGCAATAACCGAAACTACATGAACATGCTTAGGAGTTCCCTTGGTAAGCATAGCTTTGTATGCTAATTCCATCGATGAACCAGTTGCTAACATTGGATCTGCAAGAATTACCACTTTACCATCTATCGATGGAGAAGAGATATATTCAAAGTTGACAGTAAATTTGCCATCATCGGTATGTTTCCTGTAAGCAGAGATAAATGCATTTTCAGATCTGTCGAAATAGTTTAAAAGACCAGTATGTAAAGGTAAACCTGCTCTAAGAATAGAAGCGACTACCACTTCGCACGAAGGAAGATTTGTTTTTGCTTCTCCAAGAGGGGTTTGAATTGATTCTTCAGAGAATTCTAGGACTTTACTGATTTCGTACGCAAAAATTTCACCTACTCTTTCAAGATTTCTTCTAAAGCGAAGAGGATCATTTTGCACATTTACGTCTCTGATTTCAGCTATAAATTGGTTAAAAAGGGAGTTGTTTGCTCCTAAAGTATGGACCACCATGTTTTATTATTTAAAAATTAGCTGAGCGCAAATATAACTATATTTCAATAATATCTAAGAATGAAATGAATAAAAATTATAAAGGTAATTTATTCTAAATTAGACCATCATCGGCAAAACTATAGTATTGATTATCACCAATAATTA
This genomic interval from uncultured Marinifilum sp. contains the following:
- the sppA gene encoding signal peptide peptidase SppA; this encodes MKSFFKFTFASIVGVIIGGFLLLFLGIMIIAGIASSADKTVTIKDKSILEIKLDKQLADRSTDNPLDEIDLPGMSNKSTIGLTTILKSIEKAKTDDKIEGIYLNIGEVSANFGGVASIEEIRNKLKEFKESGKFIVSYNNFGYSQKTYYLNTVADSIFLNPEASLFIVGMGGEMTFYRKFLQKIGVEAQVIRVGKYKSATEQFFRDDMSAESRKQTMAYVGAIWNQILTGISEERGISVEKLNELIDNFAIKKASDAKDNNLIDDVIYQDEMNAKLRQLSNIKKDKKLRLVSISDYAKSPDSDKKYSKNKIAVIYASGAIGMKQSESEIGPELANTIRKARRDSTIKAIVLRVNSPGGSALVSDIIWREVDLASQEKPVIASMGNVAASGGYYIACPADTIVADKNTITGSIGIYGLFFSGEELIKEKIGFTTDSYGTNKHSAFGGAYPLMVLPISSRKFTPTEKEIIQGIINNGYDTFRSRVSKGRNMTMDEVHEVAQGRVWNAMDAKENGLVDVLGGLETAIEIAKAKAGLEEYRLVSLPKQKDPIEELVKGLTGEAKIRILKGELGDTYRFYDQAQNLINLGGIQARIPYEIELN
- the folK gene encoding 2-amino-4-hydroxy-6-hydroxymethyldihydropteridine diphosphokinase; this translates as MAKVYFLIGGNLGDREQILSKTVSLLNERVGRIVKLSSIFETEPWGFQHELSFLNQVVFCETDLLPLEVLNITQSIEQDLGRVRKKNRYSERTIDVDLLFYDDLIMDTERLELPHPRMGERMFALAPLAEIAPNFIHPVIKKTILEIKKHCSDSSIVKKFKA
- the upp gene encoding uracil phosphoribosyltransferase — translated: MVVHTLGANNSLFNQFIAEIRDVNVQNDPLRFRRNLERVGEIFAYEISKVLEFSEESIQTPLGEAKTNLPSCEVVVASILRAGLPLHTGLLNYFDRSENAFISAYRKHTDDGKFTVNFEYISSPSIDGKVVILADPMLATGSSMELAYKAMLTKGTPKHVHVVSVIASQEGVDFIKNCLPEENTTLWMGAVDKDLNSKSYIVPGCGDAGDLAFGAKLG